The Ciconia boyciana chromosome 4, ASM3463844v1, whole genome shotgun sequence DNA window GTTTCTTAGCAGTAAGTCGTCTGGAAATCACTCCTTTGTcatcattttggtttttatggTCACTGATTACATCAATAATCCTTTTCTCCAAGTTACCATTTATCATTACCTGCATAGAGAAAATTAGTAAAACATTACaaatttttatgactttttttatGATTAGTTTACCTGTTAGTTTACCCCTATTTCTTAAAGCACGCTCAAAATCCCAAACACCTCAAGCTCGAAAGAGTCAATGTCTAAGACATTAATGTAGCTTACCTGCATAACATAACACTTatagctgaaaaaatatttactcagCTAAAAAAGTACTATGAAAAGCAAAGTTGTTTTACCTAAAGAAGATACTCAccttaaaaacagatttatctagatttgcagcagcactggaatCTGTTGTTGAACTAAAACTGTAAATTTTTGG harbors:
- the LOC140650583 gene encoding ATP-dependent RNA helicase DHX29-like isoform X1, whose translation is MQPCKVVKVSFYLCSTRNGPKIYSFSSTTDSSAAANLDKSVFKVMINGNLEKRIIDVISDHKNQNDDKGVISRRLTAKKLQMPCLKALASSLKNSNRNSKILFSCVTT